The following are encoded in a window of Solidesulfovibrio magneticus RS-1 genomic DNA:
- a CDS encoding class IV adenylate cyclase translates to MSMGDEIETKFAVKSFEPVRAALAAAGGLLLSRRFEENVVLDDAAGSLRARDVLLRLRRDAACKVTVKTPVEAPGRPGLKVRREIETEVADPAALEAAFGVLGYLPFLRYEKVRETWQAGACLVCLDELPFGLYLEIEGPAEAIGPLAGRLGLSMEQALTETYHELHQQYRRRRNLPPETSFVFAPDARRRLLAELAAAP, encoded by the coding sequence ATGTCCATGGGCGACGAGATCGAAACCAAGTTCGCCGTCAAATCCTTTGAACCCGTGCGTGCGGCCCTGGCCGCCGCCGGTGGCCTGCTGCTTTCGCGCCGCTTTGAGGAGAACGTGGTCCTGGACGACGCGGCCGGCTCCCTGCGCGCCCGCGACGTGCTGCTGCGCCTTCGCCGCGACGCCGCCTGCAAGGTCACCGTCAAGACGCCCGTCGAGGCTCCGGGCCGGCCCGGACTCAAGGTGCGCCGGGAGATCGAGACCGAGGTGGCCGATCCGGCCGCCCTGGAAGCCGCTTTCGGCGTCCTGGGCTACCTGCCGTTTCTGCGCTACGAAAAGGTCCGCGAAACCTGGCAGGCCGGGGCCTGCCTCGTGTGCCTCGACGAGCTGCCCTTTGGCCTTTACCTGGAGATCGAAGGCCCGGCCGAGGCCATCGGCCCCCTGGCCGGACGGCTGGGGCTGTCCATGGAGCAGGCGCTCACCGAAACCTATCACGAACTCCACCAGCAATACCGTCGCCGCCGCAATCTGCCGCCGGAAACGAGTTTTGTCTTCGCCCCCGACGCCCGCCGCCGCCTGCTGGCCGAACTCGCTGCCGCTCCCTAA